In Deinococcus cellulosilyticus NBRC 106333 = KACC 11606, the genomic window CCTCACGTTCCTGGCCAGTCGGTCCAGTTTCGCAATGAGCAGCACCGCACCTTCTTGCTGGGCTTTCTTGAGTGCGGCCTGCAGCTGTGGCCTGTGCCGCTTCCCGGTTCCGGTTTCCACTTCCTCAAAATCCTGGATCACCTGCAGCTGGTGCACCCTGGCATACGATTCCACACTGGACCGCTGGGCCTCCATCCCCAGGTAAATGCCAGATTCCTTTTTGCGGCTGATTCGGTAGTAGGCAATGGCTTTCATGGTGGGTCCTTTTGTACTGGCAATTTTTCAGAGGCTGAGCAGCTTGTGTTCTGGCCTGTGCTTCAAAAGTTCGGAACGGACATGACCCGCACAAGCACAAAGGGGAACATTGCCAGAACGAAAATCAAGATCAACAGCACCACCTGAACATTCCTCCTGGCTTTCATGGCTTGCAGGTTTCGCTGATGGCGTGCTTCACCCTCGGGATCTCTGGGCATTTTCTGGCCGGATTCGGTTTCAAGCATCGGATCTCTCCTCATACCAATCCTACAACGCACGTTTAAGGATTGGTATGAGGGATAGGACTGGCCCCGTTTTTGCTGGGTGCTTGATACGTATCAACCAGTCAGCTTAATCAGCCTCTTCTGGGATCTGATACCCTGAAAAGGTGGATACACAAGAATCTGTTTCCATCATCACGCGTGAGTCTCTGAACGACTGGCTTGCCAATAATCTTGAATGGCTTGCCATCGAGGCATTCCGGATTTTTGACGGGGATTCACCTTTACGGCAACTGGCTCGTATTGAAAGACGGCGCAGCAAGCTGGAGCGCATTTCTGCAGGACTGCGTGGGGACTTCCCCAACCCTCTGGTTTGTGCTCCCATGGTCACCATCCGTGACCGCATCCGTGCAGTTCTCGCTTTGATGTCCCCTGGGCGTCACCGGCTCTTGCTGAAGAAAATCCAGCAGGTTCAGGAACCCGTTTCGCAGGTGAACACCTCGATTCGGTTCTGCATTTTCACGTCCGCTCCTTAAAACCCACCTGCACAAGCTGAACCCGCAGCACGAGTTGACTGCTGGGCGTTTTTCTTTTGGCGTTTGGAAGCCTCTTCCGTGCGCAGGGTTGTGCTGTGCCGTGGTGTTTAGGAGCCGCAAAATGAACAAATTCGATGTACCTGAGCTGGATGTTGTCGTTTTCACCTGTGAGCCTGCAGGAGTCGGTTACCCTGCTCCCCTTTGCCCTTCTTGCAATGAACCCTTGCTGGTTCCCGGACAACACCAGGTCGAAGAGGTGCAGTGCATCTGTTGCCTGGCCGAAGACCTGTGACCTGATCGGCACTGGCCACAGCTGCAGCCCTTATACTGAAAGCACGACAGCAGGACATCTCATGCATACCTCCCACCAAAAGTGGGGGTATTTTTTGGGTTTCCACTCTCCTGCACAACAGATCACCCCAAAAACCTGGGGTGGTATCATGGCAACCATGATCAAATGGATTTTTGCCTTTACCTTATTGTGCAGCCCCGCTTTTGCCCAGAGTTCCAATGTGGGTGCTGCTCCTTCTGCAGAACTGAACGATGAAATGATCCAGAAGTACCTGGATGGCCTGCAGAAAGAGACATTGAAAGACTTTGCCCTGACCCTGGAGCCCAGTGACTGGTGTGCCTACATCCAGCAAAAGGATTTCGACTTGAACCTTGGAAGGCCTCACCACAAACAAATGCTGCAGTACACTTCTGCCCTGAGCGCCAACGAACTGGTAGAGCAGCTGTCCAGCAAAACGGCTTACCGGAAATTCAGCTCCGAGGCCAAACTGATCCGCCCGGTGATCAATGGTGAAGAGAAAGCAGTTGCAGAGATCTACAAGCGCTCCATCACCCCCCTCTTCTACCTGGACGCCAACGGACGGGTGGATGTGTCGAAAGTGGCTGTGGTGGCTTACCTGATGGACAAGAAGGACGACTACACCCGGCCCAAAGACCAGGCCCGCACCACACTTTGTTTCATTGTGTCGCCCCTCTGATCCACCTGGACCCGGATATGCTTGACGCATCATGCATACCCCCGTATGATGTGAGCATCAATCGGCCAAGTGCCGATTTTTTTATTGTCCTATTCGGGTCCGTGCTCATCCTTGCAACCGCCCAGATAAAGAACAGCACGACAAACTTCCCTGGGTTCACGCTGGCTTATATTTGTGAAATAAATATCGCTAAAGGTCAGCGCCTGGAGTGTCTTTCTCCAGGCGCGTGCCTCACCCTCAGTGCTGCCAGTGGGCTGCACATCGGCCTTGACCTCACTTCAAAATCCGCAAAACAAAAAGGAAAGGGGCCCGCTGTTCGGCACTGAAAATTACTGCATGTCCGGCCATCAGCTGGTAAGCTGCCTTCATGCGTGTGGAAGCGTTTGGAATGCCTCTGAGGGTGATGTTTCATGACCTGAGGGACTACCTGGAGGTGGTCACAGACTTCGCCAGTGCTTCTGCCCTGGTGGATGCCCATGACATTGCAGAACCGATCAGGATTGGGGACCACACCTGCACCATTGAGTACCTGCAGGTGCTGGGGGTGTATCCGTCCACGGACCTGCACCTGCTCCGCCTGCTTCTTGAACCCACTGGAGATTGAGCCCGTGGCCTGCAGAAACCCGGATGGATAAAAGCCGATTGTTATCGACGCAAGCTCAGTGAGATTCCAGGGCTTCAGGAGGTATCAAACCCTCTGGAGAGAAATGGAGGGGCCTTCCTGAGCCTCTCAGTGAGCAGACTGATTCACCGTTCAAGATGTGCTTCTTCCCTGCCCCACTGCAGGTGTAGCAGGCATCTGATCTGTCTGACTTTCTGACCTTGTCAGAAGGGAGAACCCAGAAAGGGCATTTCATCTGTCTCCCTGGTCTCACTTTGGATGAGTTTCAGCTTCCCAGGCTGACTGTCTCCTCCACTTGCAGAGCACACGATTCATGCGTCACTATCTGTCGCGGTGTCATGGGAAAATGTTCGCAGAGCACTCAGGGATTCTCCCTACACACCAGACACAGGAACCTCCGAACACATCCCTTAAAATGGATCAAATCACACGATCACGTCAGGAGTTACATCAAGATGCCACCACGCAAAAAACAACAGACCAGCACAACAGACCTTGATTTCCGCGCCGTCCTCTGGCAGTCTGCAGACAAACTCAGGAACAACATGGACGCCGCCGAATACAAGCATGTGGTTCTGGGGCTGATCTTCCTGAAATACGTGTCAGATGCCTTTGAAGAACACCACAACCTGCTTGTCGAGAAGCAAAGCGAAGGATACGACCCCGAAGACCGCGACGAGTACACCTCCGAGGGTGTGTTCTGGGTTCCTGCAGAGGCCCGCTGGAGCCACTTGCAAGCCAACGCCAAAAACCCCAACATCGGGACCATCATTGATGACGCAATGGATCTGATCGAGAAGGAAAACGCACGCCTCAAAGGGGTTCTGCCCAAGATCTTTGCCAGACCAGACCTCGACAAAACCCGCCTGGGTGAACTGGTGGACCTGATCGGGACCATCGGACTGGGAGACAAAGAATCCCGCAAACAAGACATTCTGGGGCGGGTGTACGAATACTTCCTCAGCAAATTTGCCAGTGCAGAAGGAAGACTGGGAGGGGAATTCTTCACCCCTCAACCCATCGTGCGCCTGCTGGTGAACATGCTCGCTCCTTACAGAGGCCGCGTGTACGACCCTGCCTGCGGATCAGGGGGAATGTTCGTGCAGTCGGAGAAGTTCGTGGAAGAGCACGGAGGAAGGCTCGGGGACATCTCGGTGTACGGACAGGAGAGCAATCCCACCACCTGGAGGCTGGCCCAGATGAATCTTGCCATCCGGGGCATCGAAGGGAACCTCGGGCAGAGGGCCGCAGACACCTTCCACAGCGACCTCCACCCAGACCTGAAAGCCGACTACATCCTTGCTAACCCCCCCTTCAACATCAGCGACTGGGGGGGAGAAAAACTGAAAGACGACGTGCGCTGGAAGTACGGCACTCCCCCAGCCGGGAACGCCAACTACGCATGGATTCAACACATGATCCACCACCTCGCCCCCACAGGAACCGCAGGTTTCGTGCTGGCCAACGGCAGCATGAGCAGCAACCAGAGCGGAGAAGGCGACATCCGCAAGAATCTGATTGAAGCGGACCTGGTGGAGTGCATTGTGGCCCTTCCCGGACAGCTGTTCTTCACCACGCAGATTCCGGTGTGCCTGTGGTTCGTGACCCGAAACAAGAAACGCAAAGGGGAAACCCTGTTCATTGACGCCCGGAAGCTTGGGGAGATGGAAACCCGAGTGCTCCGCGTCCTGACCGATGGGGACATCAAGCGGATCAGTGACACGTACCACGCCTGGAAAGGGATCACCCCACACGGGGAAACTGCTCCAGAGCCGTATCAGGATGTGCCGGGATTCTGCAAGAGTGCAAACCTGACAGAGATTCAGGGGCATGGGTACGTGCTGACGCCCGGACGGTATGTGGGCGCAGAAGAAGTGGAAGACGATGATGAACCCTTCGAGGACAAAATGCGCCACCTGACCGCGCAACTGAAAGCCCAGTTTGAGGAAAGCGCACAACTGGAGCAGGTCATTAGAGAGAACTTAAAGGGGCTCGGGTATGGGTTCTGAGTGGAAAGAGTATCTTTTAGAAGAAATTTGTGATGAATTAACCGTTGGATATGTAGGTTCAATGGCAAGCGAGTATATTAGCAATGGAGTCACTTTCCTAAGATCGCAGAATGTCATACCATTCAACTTAGATTACAGTGATGTGAAATATATTTCTGCAGAGTTTAACAGCAAAATCAAAAAATCACAACTTAACCCGGGAGATGTTGTAATTGTACGAACCGGAAAACCAGGAGCATGTGCTGTTATACCAGACAACGCGCCTCCCATGAATTGTTCTGATTTGGTTATAATTCGCACAGGCAAAGAGCTTTTACCCGACTATT contains:
- a CDS encoding class I SAM-dependent DNA methyltransferase; translation: MPPRKKQQTSTTDLDFRAVLWQSADKLRNNMDAAEYKHVVLGLIFLKYVSDAFEEHHNLLVEKQSEGYDPEDRDEYTSEGVFWVPAEARWSHLQANAKNPNIGTIIDDAMDLIEKENARLKGVLPKIFARPDLDKTRLGELVDLIGTIGLGDKESRKQDILGRVYEYFLSKFASAEGRLGGEFFTPQPIVRLLVNMLAPYRGRVYDPACGSGGMFVQSEKFVEEHGGRLGDISVYGQESNPTTWRLAQMNLAIRGIEGNLGQRAADTFHSDLHPDLKADYILANPPFNISDWGGEKLKDDVRWKYGTPPAGNANYAWIQHMIHHLAPTGTAGFVLANGSMSSNQSGEGDIRKNLIEADLVECIVALPGQLFFTTQIPVCLWFVTRNKKRKGETLFIDARKLGEMETRVLRVLTDGDIKRISDTYHAWKGITPHGETAPEPYQDVPGFCKSANLTEIQGHGYVLTPGRYVGAEEVEDDDEPFEDKMRHLTAQLKAQFEESAQLEQVIRENLKGLGYGF